The genomic window CAGGCTGAAATGGCCGAACGGATCGAGCCGGTCGGTCTCCACCGCTTTTTGGGCGAGCAGCCTGGCTTGTTCGACATGCCGTTCGGTGTCGTCTTCATACGCCATGAACGCGCTCTGGAAATGGGTGAACGACAGGCCTGCCATTGCCCGCGAGAAGTAGGGATCGCGTTCGAGTGCCACTTTGAACAGGTGGCTTGCAGAAGCATTGTCCTGCGGATTGAACCGGTACATGTGGTCGACGCCGAGGTGGAAGCTCGCCCATGCGTCGAGATCTGCGGTGGGCAGCCCGCGGGCATGACGCACCTCGTTCTGCGGGATCCGGACGAGCACGCTTTCGATCACGCCGCGCTCTATCTCGGGGCGTAGGCCCTGAAGGTCCTCGACCGGGCCGGAGTACCGTTCGGACCAGATGCTGCGGCCATCGCGGGTGTCGACGAGCGCGACCTGCACGGTGACGGTCCTGCCCGCCCTCTCGATGGCGCCGGTCAAGCAATAATTGACCTTGAGCGCTCTCCCCACGGCGATCGGGTCGCTGTCGGCACCGCGGAACCGGAAACTGGATCCGCGAGCGATCACGAACAGCCAGTTGATCCGTGCCAGGTCCATGATGATATCCGCGGGCAGGGCGTCGGCGACGATATCGTGCGACCCGCGCTCCCCCGTCAGCTCGAACGGCAGCACCGCGATGGACGGGCGGAAATCGCGGACGGCGTCCGTCGTTTGCACGGGTTCCGGGGCAATCGCTGCTGCAGGCAAGGTCGAGGCATGGGATTGTTCAACGCTGGCCACGAAGCGGAAGCCGCGCCCGTGAATCGTGCGGATGACGCTTTGCGCCTTGCCATTGTCGCCCACTGCCTTGCGCGCAGCCTTCACTCGTGCGGCTACCGCCGATTCCGATACGATACGGCCATCCCAGACGGCATCGATGATCTCGTCCTTCGACACCATGCGGTCGCTGTTCTGCGCGAGGAGTAGCAGGAGAGAGAGCACCTGGGGTTCGACATGGACGCGTTCGCCATCGCGGCGCAGCTCGAATCCGTGCGAATCGAGCTCGAAACTTCCGAAGCTGACGACCCGGGGTATTGGTCCGTCCATCCGAACATCCCCGATTGCGGCAAATCTCCATGAAAAGGTCAGACATCTTCATGCCGAGGTCAAGCATGGAGGTGCGGCAGGACGTATCAACAGGTCATCGGAACAGACCGATCGACACTTAAGAAACGATACTTTCCAAGGAGAATACCAATGCCGCTCGTTACCATCGACGTGATCAAGAACGTTTTCACCGACGACCAGAAGAAGGACCTCATCGGCAAGGTGACCGAAGCCATGGTCGAAGTCGAAGGCGAAGCCATGCGCCCCGTGACCTGGGTCCGCATCATGGAAGTCGAGCAGGGCGACTGGGGCATCGGCGGCCAGCTGCTCGGAGCAGCCGACGTGCACGCACTTGCGGGCAAGAAGGCCGCCTGACCGCGCGCCCGCCAACCCGTCCCGAAGAGAGGCCGTCCCGTATGGGGCGGCCTCTTTTGGCGCATCAAAGCTGGCGACTGCGTTCGATTTCGCTGCTTCCCGCAGGCAGCGAGAACAGCATGCCGTCCTCGCCCACGATTATGGGGCCATCGTAATGCTGGTCCGCATCTTCGAGAAAGGCCGGATAGAGGATCGTGCTGGGCAGGGGCGGGACCAAGTGGGTGAGAACCAGCATCTTTGCCCTGCTCGCTGCCGCGCTCTGTGCCGCCTGCTTGGGGGTCGTGTGATAATCCATGATATCGGCGAAGATCTGTGCCGCATTGGCATTGCCTTGCTCGCCCATGGCATCGCCCATCTTGCCGACGAGCGTGGCCTGGAGCGCCTCATGCACGAGCAGGTCGACCCCTTTGCAGACCGCTTCGAGATTGGATGACCTGACAGTGTCGCCGCTGATACAGGCCGAGCGTCCCTTGTAATCGAAGCGATAGCCGACTGCAGGCTCGACCGGGGAATGGTCGACGCGGAATGCGGTGACGACCAGCCCGCCTTCGTCATACACGACCGCGCTGGAGGCCGGCAGTTCGAAAGGCATGGCGGTCCCGCCGCTACCCGTGGGCGGCGCTACCACCTCGCCGTGATGCGCGATGCGATAGGTCTTGTCGGCCGCGTAGGCAGCGGTGAACCCCTCCACCAGGCCCTCGACACCTGCGGGACCGTAGACAGGCAGCGGTGTCCGGGCGGCGCCCCGGGTCCAGTGAAACAATTGCAGCGGACCGAGACCGTCGATGTGATCGGAGTGGAAATGGGTCAGGAAAAGTGCGCGGACGTCACCGGCATTGAAGCCCATCAGCCCCAGGGTCTCTCCCCCGCCTTCGCCGATATCGACCACGAACAGCCGGTCGCCTGCCACGACGATGTTGCAGGGGCCGGCACGCTCGAGGTTCGGGAGCGGCGAACCGGTCCCGCACAAGCCGACATGGAGGCCGTCGGGCAGGTCTCTCGCGGTGTCGCGCGTCAGGTTTTGTGCAACCGCCCGTTCGAACAGGGCCTCGCCCACCTGCCGCTGAAACATCCATCCGAGCAGAAGGGCTGCCAGCACGACCGCCAATACTGTCAATCCGATCCGCTTTGCCATCCGTGCCGCTCGCCCAATTCTATCCCCGAAGCGGCGAAATATTCCCCATCTGCGAAGGCTGGGCAAGCGATGCCTTCGAACCCCGCGAAGCTATGCGCGACAGGAATACTTTGACTTTCGTGCCTCCTGCCCCCACATGGCCGCCATCGAAGCGCGCTAGCCAGCGTGAAGCGGCGATGTGAGAGACATCCATTGCCCCGGCCGCGCCTCGTTGATTTTCCAAGGACTTCCCTTTTCACGCGGGTCGTTTGACACCCGCGCCGCGCCCGGATTCCAAGTGGCATCCGTCTGCGCGCCGCAAGCATATTGCGAGTACACATGACACAGTTCACCGACCTCGGGCTTTCGCAGCCCGTCCTCCAGGCCCTCGACATGAAGGGCTATACTGAACCGACGCCTATCCAGGCGCAGGCCATCCCGCGCGTTCTGGAAGGCCGCGACCTGCTCGGCATCGCGCAGACCGGCACCGGCAAGACCGCGGCCTTCATGCTGCCGAGCATCGACAACCTTCGCGAGGCCGACCGGCAGACGCCGTTCAAGTCGTGCCGCATGCTGGTGCTTGCCCCGACGCGCGAGCTGGCAGGCCAGATCGCCGACAGCGCCAAGGACTACGGCGCGCTCGCCGGTCTCAAGGTCCATTCCATCGTCGGCGGTACCTCGGTCAACAAGGACCGCAACAAGCTGCACCGCGGTACCGACATCCTCGTCGCGACCCCGGGCCGCCTGCTCGACCTGATCGACCAGAAGGCGTTCAAGCTCGACGGCGTGGAAATCCTCGTCCTCGACGAAGCGGACCAGATGCTCGACCTCGGCTTCATCCACGCGCTGCGCCGGATCAGCCAGTTGGTCCCCGAAGACCGCCAGACGCTGTTCTTCAGCGCGACCATGCCCAAGCAGATCCAGGAACTGGTGGGCAAGTACTGCCGCAACCCGGTCAAGGTCAGCGTGACGCCCGAAAGCACGACGGCAGAGCGCATCGACCAGTATCTCTTCATGGTCCAGCAGGACGAGAAGCAGACCCTGCTCGAGATGATCCTGTCCGAACGCCATCCGGTGCCGGGCAAGTTCGAGCGCGTGCTGATCTTTGCGCGTACCAAGCACGGTTGCGACCGCGTGGTGAAGAAGCTAGGCCAGTCCGGCATTCCCGCCAATGCCATCCACGGCAACAAGAGCCAGCCGCAGCGCGAACGCGCGCTCGACGAGTTCAAGCGTGCCAAGACCCCGATCCTGGTCGCGACCGACGTTGCCGCGCGCGGGATCGACATTCCGGGCGTCAGCCACGTTATCAATTACGAACTGCCCAACGTACCGGAACAGTATGTCCACCGCATCGGCCGCACCGCGCGTGCTGGCCGTGACGGCGTGGCGATCGCCTTCTGCGCCGAGGACGAGCGCGATTACCTCAAGGACATCCGCAAGAAGACCGATGCGGAGTTCGAGCGCCTGCCGCTGCCGGACAATTTCCGCGCGGTGGTGGAGGGTGTCGGCCCGACCAAGCGCGAGCAGAAGCCGAAGCTGGCCCGGCCCAAGGTGCGCCCGACCGGCGATGCCGCGAACCGCAAGCCGAAGCTGAAGAACAAGCACCCGAACCGTGCCGGCGCGCCCAAGCGCGAAGGCGCGGCAGCAGGTGGCGGACGGCCGCAGGGCAAGCGCCCCCCGCGCAACCGCAGCCGCAATCGCCGTCCGGGCGGGGGTGGCGGTAATCGCTGATCCGATACCGGCGCGCGGAACGCGCCAGTTACTGGACAGTTCAGCCGTTCGGGCGCATTAGCGCGCCTTCATTCCTCTTGGGGGCAAGCAGGATCGCAATGGAACCCGCCTTCAAACCCAAGATCACTCCGATCGACCGAATCCAGGAAAACCTCGTCGCCCGTGTGGAACGGCGCGCACTCAACTGGCTGTGCGCGAGGCTCCCGCGGCGCGTGTCGCCCGATATGCTGACCGCCTTCGGCATGTTCGGCGCCCTCATGGTGTTCGCCGGATATCTCGGCAGCAATGCCGATCGCGACTGGCTGTGGCTGTGCGTCGCAGGCTACGTGGTCCACTGGTTCGGGGATTCACTCGACGGGAGCGTGGCCCGCTTCCGCAAGATCGAGCGGCCGCGCTACGGCTATTTCCTCGACCACAGCTGCGATGGCCTCGCCACCACGCTGCTGGTCGTAGGGATCGGCCTTAGTCCGTACGTGCAGCTGGAAGTCGCACTGGTCGCATTGGCAGGATACCTGCTCATGTCGATCCACGCTTTCCTGTCGGTGCGCGTGCTCGGCGAATTGCGCTTGTCCTACATGAATGCTGGCCCGACCGAGCTGAGGTTGGTCCTGATCGCGCTGACACTCGTCATGTATTACGCCGGGCCGGAGGCGCCGGTTGTCTGGCATCTCAACGGCTTCGATCTCTTCGTCGGGGTGGTGGGGTGCATCCTCGTCGGTCTCTTTGTTCTGCAGACCGCGCAGGTCGCCGGGCGACTGGCGGTGGAAGAGCCTCCCCGCAACTAAGAGCGATAAAATCGCAATTGAGTGTTGCGTTAACATAACGATTTGCGTATCAGGCTCGCATGTCGAGGGTGATACACAATCGAATCGCCATGTTCCGCGCCGATGCGGGGCTGAGCCGCCGTGACCTTGCCGATGCCGTGGGTGTGAACCCGCAGACTATCGGTTTCCTGGAGCGCGGCGATTACAAGCCCAGCCTCGAACTGGCGCTCTCGATCGCCGAACAATTCGGCGTTCCGGTAGAGATGGTCTTTTCGTTCGAACCTTTCCCCTCACTGTCGCAGCAATTGGCGAAGGGACGCGAATAATGGCTTACGAGGGCAGCAGGATTGCTGAAGGGCTCGACCGCGCAGCGATGCGCGTGACCGGCCGGCAGGTCCATACGGGCAAGATCGGCCCGAAAACGACGATCGTGGCCACGCTGATATTCATGTCGCTTACCGTCATGGGCATGTACCTGGCGGTGCAGGGCGCGAAGGTCGGGCAGGGCATCGTCTTTTCGGCGGCCATGGGATCGCTCGCGATCAAGCTGTTCAACGACTACAAGGCGCGCGGCACCGGCCCGCTCGATGAGCGGGAACGGGCGATCTACTGGAAGTCCAACGCCCTCGGCGCGATGGTCCCGCTGGTCGGTGTCGCGGTGTGGTCGCTGTTGCTCGGCAACTTTGCCGACGACGGGCTCTGGTATCCGCGCCAATCCTTCGAATGGGTCGCACTGTCCTTCTTCCTGCTCGGCCTGATGACCCAGATCGGCATCATCGTGACTGGATGGCTGACGCCGTCCTACGCCGCCGATCTCGACGAAAACGACTGAATACGAGGTGGATCGCATGAGTTACGAACCGAAGGAAGTCCGGCGCAAGCAGTTGCGCATGCTGGCACCTGCGACCCAGATTGCACTTGCGGTGCTCCTTTTAGCGCTATCGTCACTCGCGCTTTACGCAGCGGCTGCAGGATGGGTCGACCAGACGGTAATGTCTACATTCATAGTGCTGATGACCTTGGTTCTTTCATCCCGGTCTGCCCTGCGAAGTGGTAATGACAGCCAGCTTGACGAGCATGACCGGCAAATGCGGTACTACGCCATTGCCACGGGCGGAATCGTGCCGGTTTTAACCCTGGCCGGCTATAGCCTCTTTCTTTCGGCTGGTGACACGCTGTGGCGACCTGTCAGCAAGGTCGAATGGGGTGCGTTCGGGAT from Qipengyuania gaetbuli includes these protein-coding regions:
- a CDS encoding winged helix-turn-helix domain-containing tetratricopeptide repeat protein, encoding MDGPIPRVVSFGSFELDSHGFELRRDGERVHVEPQVLSLLLLLAQNSDRMVSKDEIIDAVWDGRIVSESAVAARVKAARKAVGDNGKAQSVIRTIHGRGFRFVASVEQSHASTLPAAAIAPEPVQTTDAVRDFRPSIAVLPFELTGERGSHDIVADALPADIIMDLARINWLFVIARGSSFRFRGADSDPIAVGRALKVNYCLTGAIERAGRTVTVQVALVDTRDGRSIWSERYSGPVEDLQGLRPEIERGVIESVLVRIPQNEVRHARGLPTADLDAWASFHLGVDHMYRFNPQDNASASHLFKVALERDPYFSRAMAGLSFTHFQSAFMAYEDDTERHVEQARLLAQKAVETDRLDPFGHFSLGRCSWLEGRLDDSIAWFDSATSLSPSFAQGIYNRGLVATIAGKAEQADRDLALALELSPLDPMAYAMISSRALTHLQFGDIGKAAEFGERAALTPGAHKHIKLIAAVTAHLAGDKDKAAEWLAHTLRDDPDLSTESFFRAFPFPEDAPRETLERAMRALGI
- a CDS encoding tautomerase family protein, which translates into the protein MPLVTIDVIKNVFTDDQKKDLIGKVTEAMVEVEGEAMRPVTWVRIMEVEQGDWGIGGQLLGAADVHALAGKKAA
- a CDS encoding MBL fold metallo-hydrolase, which encodes MAKRIGLTVLAVVLAALLLGWMFQRQVGEALFERAVAQNLTRDTARDLPDGLHVGLCGTGSPLPNLERAGPCNIVVAGDRLFVVDIGEGGGETLGLMGFNAGDVRALFLTHFHSDHIDGLGPLQLFHWTRGAARTPLPVYGPAGVEGLVEGFTAAYAADKTYRIAHHGEVVAPPTGSGGTAMPFELPASSAVVYDEGGLVVTAFRVDHSPVEPAVGYRFDYKGRSACISGDTVRSSNLEAVCKGVDLLVHEALQATLVGKMGDAMGEQGNANAAQIFADIMDYHTTPKQAAQSAAASRAKMLVLTHLVPPLPSTILYPAFLEDADQHYDGPIIVGEDGMLFSLPAGSSEIERSRQL
- a CDS encoding DEAD/DEAH box helicase: MTQFTDLGLSQPVLQALDMKGYTEPTPIQAQAIPRVLEGRDLLGIAQTGTGKTAAFMLPSIDNLREADRQTPFKSCRMLVLAPTRELAGQIADSAKDYGALAGLKVHSIVGGTSVNKDRNKLHRGTDILVATPGRLLDLIDQKAFKLDGVEILVLDEADQMLDLGFIHALRRISQLVPEDRQTLFFSATMPKQIQELVGKYCRNPVKVSVTPESTTAERIDQYLFMVQQDEKQTLLEMILSERHPVPGKFERVLIFARTKHGCDRVVKKLGQSGIPANAIHGNKSQPQRERALDEFKRAKTPILVATDVAARGIDIPGVSHVINYELPNVPEQYVHRIGRTARAGRDGVAIAFCAEDERDYLKDIRKKTDAEFERLPLPDNFRAVVEGVGPTKREQKPKLARPKVRPTGDAANRKPKLKNKHPNRAGAPKREGAAAGGGRPQGKRPPRNRSRNRRPGGGGGNR
- a CDS encoding CDP-alcohol phosphatidyltransferase family protein, giving the protein MEPAFKPKITPIDRIQENLVARVERRALNWLCARLPRRVSPDMLTAFGMFGALMVFAGYLGSNADRDWLWLCVAGYVVHWFGDSLDGSVARFRKIERPRYGYFLDHSCDGLATTLLVVGIGLSPYVQLEVALVALAGYLLMSIHAFLSVRVLGELRLSYMNAGPTELRLVLIALTLVMYYAGPEAPVVWHLNGFDLFVGVVGCILVGLFVLQTAQVAGRLAVEEPPRN
- a CDS encoding helix-turn-helix transcriptional regulator, with amino-acid sequence MSRVIHNRIAMFRADAGLSRRDLADAVGVNPQTIGFLERGDYKPSLELALSIAEQFGVPVEMVFSFEPFPSLSQQLAKGRE